A single window of Myxocyprinus asiaticus isolate MX2 ecotype Aquarium Trade chromosome 48, UBuf_Myxa_2, whole genome shotgun sequence DNA harbors:
- the LOC127437084 gene encoding L-lactate dehydrogenase A chain-like, translated as MASTKEKLIVHVSKEKPAGPTNKVTVVGVGMVGMAAAISILLKDLTDELALVDVMEDKLKGEAMDLQHGSLFLKTHKIVADKDYSVTANSKLVVVTAGARQQEGESRLNLVQRNVNIFKFIIPNIVKYSPNCILLVVSNPVDILTYVAWKLSGLPRNRVIGSGTNLDSARFRHLMGEKLGIHPSSCHGWVIGEHGDSSVPVWSGVNVAGVSLHGLNPDMGTDKDKEDWKSVHRMVVDSAYEVIKLKGYTSWAIGMSVADLCESILKNMRKCHPVSTLVKGMHGVNEEVFLSVPCILGNSGLTDVVHMTLKPDEEKQLVKSAETLWGVQKELTL; from the exons ATGGCCTCTACTAAGGAGAAGCTGATTGTTCATGTGAGTAAGGAGAAGCCTGCAGGCCCCACCAACAAGGTGACTGTGGTGGGTGTGGGAATGGTTGGAATGGCTGCCGCCATCAGCATCCTGCTCAAG GATCTGACAGATGAGCTTGCCCTGGTGGACGTGATGGAAGATAAACTGAAGGGAGAGGCGATGGACCTGCAGCATGGAAGCCTGTTTCTCAAGACGCACAAGATAGTGGCTGATAAAG ACTACAGTGTGACCGCAAACTCCAAATTGGTCGTTGTGACTGCTGGAGCTCGCCAGCAGGAGGGTGAGAGCCGTTTGAACCTCGTGCAGAGAAACGTCAACATCTTCAAGTTCATCATCCCCAACATTGTCAAGTACAGCCCCAACTGCATCCTGCTGGTAGTGTCAAACCCAG TTGACATCTTGACCTACGTGGCCTGGAAACTTAGTGGTTTGCCTAGGAACCGCGTGATCGGCAGCGGCACAAATCTGGACTCGGCCCGGTTCCGTCACCTGATGGGAGAGAAGTTGGGCATCCACCCCTCTAGCTGTCATGGATGGGTCATCGGAGAGCACGGAGACTCCAGCG TTCCTGTGTGGAGCGGTGTAAATGTAGCTGGCGTGTCCCTCCATGGACTGAACCCTGATATGGGTACAGATAAAGACAAGGAGGACTGGAAGAGCGTCCACAGGATGGTGGTTGACAG TGCTTATGAGGTCATTAAGCTGAAAGGCTACACCTCCTGGGCTATTGGTATGTCTGTAGCTGACCTGTGTGAAAGCATCTTAAAGAACATGCGCAAGTGTCATCCAGTGTCTACGCTGGTGAAG GGAATGCACGGTGTGAATGAGGAGGTCTTCCTCAGCGTGCCTTGCATCCTGGGTAACAGTGGCCTGACGGATGTTGTGCACATGACCCTTAAACCAGACGAGGAGAAGCAGCTGGTGAAGAGCGCAGAGACTCTGTGGGGCGTTCAGAAGGAGCTGACCTTATGA
- the tsg101a gene encoding tumor susceptibility 101a: MAVVNEGALKKMLKQYKYRDLTVREITNVISQYKDLKPVMDAYVFNDGSSRDLMSLTGTVPVSYRGNVYNIPVCLWLLDTYPYNPPICFVKPTSAMMIKTGKHIDANGKIYLPYLHEWKHPQSDLYGLIQVMIVVFGEEPPVFSRPTTQPPYQAFQAAGPPNQSYMPGMPAVSPYGPNPNPCGYPGYPYPGGNAYPATGGSAHYTSQTPVTTVGPSRDGTIGEDTIRASLISAVSDKLRWRMKEEMDRAQAELDALKRTEEDLKKGHQKLEDMVSRLDQEVAEVDRNIELLKKKDEELSEALEKMENQSENNDIDDVIIPTAPLYKQILNLYAEENAIEDTIFYLGEALRRGVIDLEVFLKHVRLLSRKQFQLRALMQKARKTAGLSDLY, translated from the exons ATGGCTGTTGTCAACGAAGGAGCTCTTAAAAAGATGCTGAAG CAATACAAATACAGAGATCTCACTGTCCGGGAGATAACAAATGTCATCTCTCAGTACAAAGATCTTAAACCTGTGATGGATGCTTACG tGTTTAATGACGGCTCCTCCAGAGACTTAATGAGCCTTACAGGAACTGTACCTGTTAGTTAtagag GGAATGTGTACAACATTCCCGTGTGCCTGTGGCTGTTGGACACGTATCCCTACAATCCTCCTATTTGTTTCGTGAAGCCCACCAGCGCGATGATGATAAAGACTGGCAAACACATTGATGCCAACGGCAAGATCTATCTGCCTTATCTGCATGAGTGGAAACAT CCTCAGTCAGATCTGTATGGGCTCATCCAGGTGATGATTGTTGTGTTTGGTGAGGAGCCCCCCGTGTTCTCCAGACCCACTACACAACCTCCATACCAGGCCTTCCAGGCAGCCGGACCACCCAACC AGTCCTATATGCCTGGAATGCCTGCAGTATCTCCCTACGGGCCAAACCCAAACCCATG TGGTTATCCAGGTTATCCTTATCCAGGAGGGAATGCTTATCCTGCCACAGGTGGTTCAGCACACTACACTTCTCAGACCCCTGTCACGACTGTGG GACCTAGTCGTGATGGTACCATCGGTGAGGACACCATCCGAGCATCACTGATCTCAGCTGTGAGCGATAAACTGCGCTGGAGAATGAAAGAAGAGATGGACAGAGCACAGGCCGAGCTGGACGCTCTGAAGAGGACAGAGGAAGACCTGAAGAAAGGACACCAGAAGCTAGAGGACATGGTGTCTCGCCTGGACCAGGAAGTG GCTGAGGTGGACAGAAACATTGAGCTCTTGAAGAAGAAGGACGAGGAACTGAGTGAAGCTCTAGAGAAGATGGAGAACCAGTCggaaaacaatgacattgatGATGTGATCATCCCCACAGCTCCACTCTACAAACAGATCCTGAACTTGTACGCAGAGGAGAACGCCATCGAAGACACCATCTTTTACCTGGGAGAAGCCCTGCGTAGAGGTGTCATCGACCTGGAGGTCTTTCTCAAG CATGTGCGACTGCTGTCCCGAAAACAGTTCCAGCTGCGAGCGCTCATGCAGAAAGCACGGAAGACCGCTGGACTCAGTGACCTTTACTGA